In the Clostridium sporogenes genome, one interval contains:
- a CDS encoding DUF5685 family protein, with translation MFGYVTPCKMELKIKEYEKFRAYYCGLCKTIKKDYGELPRITINYDMTFLGILLDSLEDNKNTFTKVHCIIHPIKKKVIITNNEALKYASFFNVALSYYKLLDNIEDDNSIKSNISSKFLKKYIHKDNNLFEKHIHTVDNSLKNLYNCEKNYKGKNIDEISHHFAHLTGYILSSYKDFSFKDSLYWLGYNLGKWIYIIDAFDDLEKDMNENKFNVINNVYNKNNLNYKEFRDSIKDKVDFILVNCANACLNNFNTIPIVKNKGLLYNILQFGLMEKMERVLKGVNIENESL, from the coding sequence ATGTTTGGATACGTTACTCCCTGCAAAATGGAACTTAAAATAAAAGAATATGAAAAGTTTAGAGCTTATTATTGTGGTCTATGTAAAACTATAAAAAAAGATTATGGTGAATTGCCTAGAATCACCATAAATTATGATATGACTTTTTTAGGCATATTATTAGACTCATTAGAAGATAATAAAAATACCTTTACAAAAGTACATTGTATTATACATCCTATAAAGAAAAAAGTTATTATAACCAACAATGAAGCACTAAAATATGCATCATTTTTTAATGTAGCTTTAAGTTATTATAAACTTTTAGATAATATAGAAGATGATAACTCTATCAAAAGTAACATATCTTCTAAATTTTTAAAAAAATACATACACAAAGACAATAATTTATTTGAAAAACATATCCACACTGTGGATAATTCTTTGAAAAATTTATATAATTGTGAAAAAAATTATAAAGGTAAAAACATTGATGAAATTTCTCATCACTTTGCCCATCTAACAGGATACATATTATCTTCCTATAAAGATTTTTCTTTTAAAGATAGCCTTTATTGGTTAGGATATAATCTAGGAAAATGGATTTATATAATTGATGCTTTTGATGATTTAGAAAAAGATATGAATGAAAACAAATTCAATGTTATAAACAATGTTTATAACAAAAATAATTTAAATTATAAAGAATTTAGAGACAGTATAAAAGATAAAGTAGATTTTATACTAGTAAATTGTGCAAATGCCTGTTTAAATAATTTTAACACTATACCTATTGTAAAGAATAAAGGTTTATTATATAATATTTTACAATTTGGTTTAATGGAAAAAATGGAACGAGTATTAAAAGGAGTGAATATAGAAAATGAATCCCTATGA
- a CDS encoding CYTH domain-containing protein, with protein MKEIETRIIKINVEEIRKKLLSLDAIKVKEENQINNIYDFSDKKLLKNKGYARIRYIKDIIKNEEHYYMTVKKLISQEKYKIMEENETEILDYKEGENIFKALGLELIESISKFRESYKYKETLVEIDINDKSFCPFPYIELESNNEEEVKELVALLGYSMNDTTSKTIYEILKEEKVK; from the coding sequence TTGAAAGAAATAGAAACTAGAATAATAAAAATAAATGTAGAAGAAATTAGAAAAAAATTATTAAGTTTAGATGCAATAAAAGTTAAAGAAGAAAATCAAATAAATAATATATATGATTTTTCTGATAAGAAGCTATTAAAAAATAAGGGATATGCGAGAATTAGATATATAAAAGATATTATTAAAAATGAAGAACATTATTATATGACTGTAAAAAAACTTATAAGTCAAGAAAAGTATAAGATTATGGAAGAAAATGAAACTGAAATATTAGATTATAAAGAAGGAGAAAATATTTTTAAAGCTTTAGGATTAGAATTAATAGAATCTATATCAAAATTTAGAGAAAGCTATAAATATAAAGAAACTCTAGTAGAAATAGATATTAATGATAAAAGTTTTTGTCCTTTCCCTTATATAGAGCTAGAATCTAATAATGAGGAAGAAGTAAAAGAATTAGTAGCATTATTAGGTTACTCTATGAATGATACTACTTCAAAAACTATATATGAAATATTAAAAGAAGAAAAGGTAAAATAA
- a CDS encoding DnaJ domain-containing protein has protein sequence MNPYEILGINKNASKEEIQQAYRKLAKKYHPDQYGNNPLKDLAEQKMGEINEAYDYLMKNSSSQGYNSNNYSSNSSNDYASIRADIDRGNISSAEQKLNKINIRNAEWYYLMGRVNYSKGWYDVAYNYFNNAYNLDPSNFEYRDALNQMSRNNNSYRKPYYSERRSDPDMCKICGTLYCMDCCCECCGGDFISCC, from the coding sequence ATGAATCCCTATGAAATTTTAGGAATAAATAAAAATGCCTCTAAAGAAGAAATTCAACAAGCTTACAGAAAACTAGCTAAAAAATATCATCCTGATCAATATGGTAATAATCCTCTTAAAGATTTAGCTGAACAAAAGATGGGAGAAATTAATGAAGCCTATGACTATTTAATGAAAAATAGTAGTTCTCAAGGTTATAATTCAAATAATTATAGTAGTAATTCTTCTAATGATTATGCTTCTATAAGAGCTGATATAGACAGAGGAAATATATCATCTGCAGAACAAAAATTGAATAAAATAAATATAAGAAATGCAGAATGGTATTATCTTATGGGACGTGTAAATTATTCTAAAGGTTGGTATGATGTAGCCTATAATTATTTTAATAATGCTTATAATTTGGATCCATCAAATTTTGAATATAGAGATGCTTTAAATCAAATGAGTAGAAATAATAATTCTTATAGAAAACCATATTATTCTGAAAGAAGAAGCGATCCTGATATGTGTAAAATTTGTGGTACTCTTTATTGTATGGATTGTTGTTGTGAATGCTGTGGTGGAGATTTTATTAGTTGTTGTTAA
- a CDS encoding rhodanese-like domain-containing protein, producing the protein MNYKIRNKFIFYSLFVVLLTSILLIPLYSAKAYKNISPEEIKQIASNPYSTALIVDVRTYKEFSNGHIPKSLNIPINEFKNTILSKNIDKDTKIIIYCNNGVRAKNASSLLDKLGFTNIYVLDQLNSWPYPLEY; encoded by the coding sequence TTGAATTACAAAATTAGAAACAAATTTATATTTTACTCTTTATTTGTAGTATTACTAACAAGTATTCTATTAATCCCTCTATACAGTGCTAAAGCTTATAAAAATATTTCTCCAGAAGAAATAAAGCAAATTGCATCAAACCCATATTCTACCGCCCTAATAGTAGATGTTAGAACTTATAAAGAATTTAGTAATGGTCATATACCTAAAAGCTTAAATATTCCAATAAATGAGTTTAAAAATACAATATTATCTAAAAATATAGATAAAGACACTAAAATAATTATTTATTGCAATAATGGTGTAAGAGCTAAAAACGCCTCAAGTTTGTTAGATAAATTAGGATTTACTAATATATATGTTTTAGATCAATTAAACTCATGGCCATATCCTTTAGAATATTAA